The Sulfolobus acidocaldarius DSM 639 genome has a window encoding:
- the amrB gene encoding AmmeMemoRadiSam system protein B, whose protein sequence is MIRIPAVAGSFYEADPVRLRKQIEWSFLHDLGPKSLPSVPQNKPPQRSNRFFVVPHAGYMYSGPVAAHAYYHLSLEGSPDTVIILGPNHTGLGSYVSIWHKGKWKTPLGEVSVDDEISLELVKLTEIIDIDERAHLYEHSIEVQIPFLQYLFGQNFKIVPIVIMMQTPDVAESLAEGIYKLVSSGKKDIVVLASSDLNHYEPHDKTIEKDNLAIDEIQKLDYKGLFRVVEEKDVTACGYGPIMTVLILAKKLGKKPYVLRHATSGDTSGDKSSVVGYLSVRFGD, encoded by the coding sequence ATGATAAGAATCCCTGCAGTTGCAGGTTCTTTCTATGAGGCAGATCCTGTTAGGTTAAGAAAACAAATAGAATGGTCCTTTTTGCATGATCTGGGTCCAAAAAGTTTACCCTCTGTTCCTCAAAATAAGCCTCCACAGAGAAGTAATAGATTTTTCGTAGTTCCTCATGCAGGTTATATGTATAGTGGTCCTGTAGCTGCTCATGCATACTACCATCTCTCTTTAGAAGGTTCTCCAGATACAGTTATTATTTTGGGACCTAATCACACTGGTTTAGGTTCATATGTTTCAATATGGCACAAGGGTAAGTGGAAAACTCCGCTGGGAGAAGTGTCAGTAGATGATGAAATATCACTTGAATTAGTGAAATTAACTGAGATTATTGATATTGACGAGAGGGCTCATCTATATGAGCATTCAATAGAGGTTCAAATCCCATTTCTTCAATATTTATTTGGTCAAAACTTTAAGATTGTTCCCATAGTTATAATGATGCAAACACCAGATGTTGCTGAAAGTTTAGCTGAGGGCATTTATAAGCTGGTATCATCAGGTAAGAAGGACATTGTAGTTTTAGCCAGTAGTGACCTCAATCATTATGAGCCACATGATAAAACTATTGAAAAGGATAACTTAGCAATAGATGAAATTCAAAAGCTAGACTATAAGGGGTTATTTAGGGTGGTAGAGGAGAAGGATGTTACTGCATGTGGTTATGGTCCTATAATGACTGTCCTGATATTAGCTAAAAAACTTGGAAAGAAACCATACGTATTAAGGCATGCCACTTCAGGTGACACATCTGGAGATAAATCCTCTGTTGTAGGTTATCTTTCAGTGAGGTTTGGTGATTAA
- the fni gene encoding type 2 isopentenyl-diphosphate Delta-isomerase has translation MSITNRKVEHVEICLYENVEGYISNYLEYVRLIHQSLPGFSFSDIDTSTEFLKKKISAPIMITGMTGGTNELGRINGIIAEVIEEIGIAMGVGSQRIAIEKPEVRETFKIARRNAPNSPIIANLGAPQLTRGYGLKQIEEAVQMLEADAIAIHFNPSQEVFQPEGEPDYPMEILDKIRDVSKALSVPIIIKESSGGLSKEFVSLFYSNGFRYFDVSGQGGTSWVAVEMFRGLRRNNWKAESAKLFSDWGIPTAATIIETRVSAPDAFVIGSGGVRNGLEVVKSISLGANIGGFALPALKAAIRGKEALKQFLQQVIFEIKAAMFLIGSKTVRDVYKTPLVIHGPLRDWMESREISLSTFESVRKRRI, from the coding sequence ATTTCGATAACCAACAGAAAAGTTGAACATGTAGAGATTTGCCTTTACGAGAACGTTGAGGGCTATATATCTAATTACCTGGAATACGTAAGATTAATTCACCAATCTTTACCTGGTTTCTCTTTCTCTGACATTGATACTTCGACTGAGTTCTTAAAGAAGAAGATATCTGCTCCAATTATGATAACGGGCATGACTGGAGGTACAAATGAGTTAGGGAGAATCAATGGTATTATTGCTGAGGTCATTGAGGAGATAGGTATAGCAATGGGAGTGGGAAGTCAAAGGATAGCAATAGAAAAACCTGAAGTGAGAGAGACTTTCAAGATAGCTAGAAGGAATGCTCCTAACTCTCCCATAATAGCAAATTTAGGGGCACCACAACTAACTAGAGGTTATGGATTGAAACAGATAGAGGAAGCTGTTCAAATGCTAGAGGCAGACGCAATTGCAATTCACTTTAATCCCTCACAAGAGGTATTTCAACCGGAAGGAGAGCCCGACTATCCCATGGAAATTCTCGATAAAATACGGGACGTAAGTAAAGCGTTAAGTGTTCCTATAATTATAAAGGAAAGTAGTGGTGGTTTATCAAAAGAATTCGTATCATTATTCTACTCTAATGGCTTCAGATATTTTGATGTTTCAGGACAGGGAGGCACAAGTTGGGTTGCCGTGGAGATGTTCAGAGGTCTTAGAAGAAATAATTGGAAGGCTGAAAGTGCTAAATTATTTTCTGATTGGGGAATTCCTACTGCCGCAACAATAATTGAAACCAGAGTTTCAGCTCCTGATGCTTTTGTTATAGGAAGTGGAGGGGTTAGAAATGGCTTAGAGGTGGTAAAATCAATATCCCTAGGTGCCAACATAGGTGGTTTTGCTCTACCTGCACTGAAAGCTGCGATAAGGGGTAAAGAGGCTCTGAAACAATTTTTACAGCAGGTCATCTTTGAGATAAAGGCAGCTATGTTTTTGATAGGTAGTAAGACGGTTAGAGATGTGTATAAAACACCCCTAGTTATACATGGACCACTGAGGGATTGGATGGAGTCAAGAGAGATAAGCTTATCTACTTTTGAGAGTGTTAGAAAGAGAAGAATATGA
- the gds gene encoding geranylgeranyl diphosphate synthase yields the protein MSYFDNYFNEIVNSVNDIIKSYISGDVPKLYEASYHLFTSGGKRLRPLILTISSDLFGGQRERAYYAGAAIEVLHTFTLVHDDIMDQDNIRRGLPTVHVKYGLPLAILAGDLLHAKAFQLLTQALRGLPSETIIKAFDIFTRSIIIISEGQAVDMEFEDRIDIKEQEYLDMISRKTAALFSASSSIGALIAGANDNDVRLMSDFGTNLGIAFQIVDDILGLTADEKELGKPVFSDIREGKKTILVIKTLELCKEDEKKIVLKALGNKSASKEELMSSADIIKKYSLDYAYNLAEKYYKNAIDSLNQVSSKSDIPGKALKYLAEFTIRRRK from the coding sequence ATGAGTTACTTTGACAACTATTTTAATGAGATTGTTAATTCTGTAAACGACATTATTAAGAGCTATATATCTGGAGATGTTCCTAAACTATATGAAGCCTCATATCATTTGTTTACATCTGGAGGTAAGAGGTTAAGACCATTAATCTTAACTATATCATCAGATTTATTCGGAGGACAGAGAGAAAGAGCTTATTATGCAGGTGCAGCTATTGAAGTTCTTCATACTTTTACGCTTGTGCATGATGATATTATGGATCAAGATAATATCAGAAGAGGGTTACCCACAGTCCACGTGAAATACGGCTTACCCTTAGCAATATTAGCTGGGGATTTACTACATGCAAAGGCTTTTCAGCTCTTAACCCAGGCTCTTAGAGGTTTGCCAAGTGAAACCATAATTAAGGCTTTCGATATTTTCACTCGTTCAATAATAATTATATCCGAAGGACAGGCAGTAGATATGGAATTTGAGGACAGAATTGATATAAAGGAGCAGGAATACCTTGACATGATCTCACGTAAGACAGCTGCATTATTCTCGGCATCCTCAAGTATAGGCGCACTTATTGCTGGTGCTAATGATAATGATGTAAGACTGATGTCTGATTTCGGTACGAATCTAGGTATTGCATTTCAGATTGTTGACGATATCTTAGGTCTAACAGCAGACGAAAAGGAACTTGGAAAGCCTGTTTTTAGTGATATTAGGGAGGGTAAAAAGACTATACTTGTAATAAAAACACTGGAGCTTTGTAAAGAGGACGAGAAGAAGATTGTCCTAAAGGCGTTAGGTAATAAGTCAGCCTCAAAAGAAGAATTAATGAGCTCAGCAGATATAATTAAGAAATACTCTTTAGATTATGCATACAATTTAGCAGAGAAATATTATAAAAATGCTATAGACTCTTTAAATCAAGTCTCCTCTAAGAGTGATATACCTGGAAAGGCTTTAAAATATCTAGCTGAATTTACGATAAGAAGGAGAAAATAA
- a CDS encoding MraY family glycosyltransferase: MLVSLLGILLSVIVGFVVTLISTKWVIGLCKKRGFTGKDINKLTKDDVPVLGGIGIVAGFVAGSFTFLLTSYNLSPGIENVVVSILLSSLIIGFLGLLDDIFNISQATRAFLPIFASIPLILYSVGHTIISIPFLGKVNFGILFYIIILPATLTITANAFNMLEGLNGLGAGMGLIMALALAYIGLKSGGTSFYAGIVSIILASVLFGFLIFNFYPAKTFPGNIGTYFIGSVIGSIGISGYMYTALFFLYLPYVIEFVLKAKTRFKGVSFGKIDDQGYLHWDSKPNSLTHIVMRIGKFKEYHIVLIIWGIEILFAILAVVFQTVTITI, from the coding sequence ATGCTCGTATCCCTGCTTGGTATTCTTCTCTCGGTAATTGTAGGTTTTGTGGTTACATTAATATCAACTAAATGGGTAATTGGGCTCTGCAAGAAAAGGGGTTTTACAGGGAAGGACATAAATAAATTGACTAAGGATGATGTTCCTGTACTTGGCGGTATAGGAATTGTGGCTGGCTTTGTGGCTGGGTCTTTTACCTTTTTATTAACCTCTTATAATCTTTCTCCTGGAATAGAAAACGTGGTTGTGTCTATATTATTATCATCATTGATTATAGGTTTTCTTGGTCTACTTGATGACATTTTCAACATAAGCCAGGCTACTAGGGCATTTCTTCCAATATTTGCCTCAATTCCTCTGATATTATATAGTGTTGGTCATACGATAATTTCAATCCCTTTTCTGGGTAAGGTAAACTTCGGAATATTATTTTATATTATAATACTCCCTGCAACATTAACTATAACTGCAAATGCCTTCAACATGCTTGAAGGACTTAACGGTTTAGGGGCAGGAATGGGTCTAATTATGGCTCTAGCTTTAGCATACATAGGGTTAAAATCTGGAGGTACATCATTTTACGCCGGTATCGTATCTATTATCCTAGCGTCAGTACTCTTTGGTTTTCTAATATTCAATTTCTATCCGGCTAAAACTTTTCCAGGAAATATAGGTACTTATTTTATTGGATCTGTTATCGGTTCAATTGGAATTTCAGGATACATGTATACTGCCCTATTCTTCTTGTATCTACCATATGTAATTGAGTTTGTTTTAAAGGCTAAAACTAGGTTTAAGGGAGTCTCGTTCGGAAAAATTGACGATCAAGGTTACCTCCATTGGGACTCTAAGCCAAATTCATTAACACATATAGTTATGAGGATTGGAAAATTTAAGGAATATCATATCGTCCTCATAATTTGGGGAATAGAGATACTGTTTGCAATTTTAGCAGTAGTGTTTCAAACGGTTACGATAACCATCTAA
- a CDS encoding HAD family hydrolase — MFKVKGVIFDLDGTLANTALIHKEAWEKALDRLGIKSDVKIDNLLGRKSSDIAKLLAPNNWSELINIKNQIYVELVKEKASPTPCALDLLSYLRKKEIKTAIVTSSNKLSSGSVLKKLGITSEVVLTGDDVINSKPNPEGINKALSLLYLDGRDVIGVGDTEVDVEAYYKAGLGGIYLVKSGVPFREEVVKMYGGIVISSLCELLELIS, encoded by the coding sequence GTGTTTAAAGTGAAGGGCGTAATATTTGATCTAGATGGAACCCTTGCAAATACAGCACTTATTCACAAGGAGGCTTGGGAGAAAGCCCTTGATAGACTTGGTATAAAGAGTGACGTGAAAATTGATAACTTACTTGGAAGGAAAAGTAGTGATATAGCTAAACTATTGGCTCCTAATAATTGGAGCGAATTAATTAACATAAAAAATCAAATTTATGTAGAACTAGTTAAGGAGAAAGCTTCTCCAACACCCTGTGCTTTGGATCTATTATCCTACTTGAGAAAGAAAGAAATAAAGACAGCCATAGTTACATCTTCAAATAAACTTTCCTCAGGTAGTGTTTTAAAGAAATTGGGTATTACCAGTGAGGTAGTTCTTACGGGCGATGATGTAATTAACAGTAAGCCAAATCCAGAAGGGATAAATAAAGCCTTAAGTTTACTCTATTTGGACGGAAGAGACGTGATAGGTGTTGGAGATACAGAGGTGGACGTAGAGGCATATTATAAAGCTGGTCTAGGAGGTATATATCTTGTAAAATCTGGTGTTCCTTTTAGGGAAGAAGTAGTCAAAATGTATGGTGGGATTGTTATCTCATCTTTATGTGAACTATTAGAGTTAATCTCTTAA
- a CDS encoding cbb3-type cytochrome c oxidase subunit I, translating to MTFRNIIVTLFQLDKDWTTRIVSSMLILGVVWGALGVIDGLMVRIQESAWGIYGFLPFTPQEYFAGITLHAERTLFGFAQQIIFAIIIYLVIKLMGIQPRLKWLLNTAFVLLNISMMLMEGPILIYPSQAFDNYFSATIWYYLSPIGIPGYSLYVVSPLFFIGWILNDAFVYLAGFWIAYHMYIGTRNLKEKLPVPLLFFLVDILIFMIGYTGVTASDVWDILSFFGVVPMNALLNQIAFWIFGHSVVYMLWLPAVAALYLLIPMLANKPLFSDRMARISAILYLVFSNNVPIHHMYTINLPVELKFVQEALTYGVVIPSFMTFLNLWATAKGADVKWNIITAFTVTSFAGAILAGVTGIANATVSFDFIVNNSMWVVAHFHQMILLSIVPGAMAVLYVLIPMISGKMWYSSKMAWFHFWGYIVGVVILTVSFELLGFYGITRRAEIVPRAGGIPLAENLATAGAAIADIATLGWFINVILTIAKGSQVSLEGLSLGQIVGTVSMQLDWGSISLLKDKIPRIRKGLSASLVLAILGALMIVSSSIILASAGDATSPTDPLEWLWLAVFTLGIVMVAVNAFRLFKGL from the coding sequence ATGACATTTAGGAATATTATAGTAACTTTATTCCAGTTGGACAAGGACTGGACCACAAGAATAGTATCCTCTATGCTCATTTTAGGTGTGGTCTGGGGCGCATTAGGTGTTATAGATGGACTAATGGTAAGAATACAAGAGTCTGCATGGGGCATATATGGTTTCCTCCCCTTCACGCCACAGGAATACTTCGCGGGAATAACTCTACATGCAGAAAGAACATTGTTTGGGTTTGCCCAACAAATTATCTTTGCAATTATTATATATCTCGTGATAAAGCTAATGGGGATACAGCCTAGATTGAAATGGTTGCTAAATACTGCGTTTGTTCTTCTAAATATATCAATGATGCTTATGGAGGGTCCTATACTTATTTATCCTTCTCAAGCCTTTGATAATTACTTTTCGGCAACCATCTGGTATTATCTATCACCAATAGGGATTCCTGGCTACTCGCTTTATGTAGTTTCTCCGCTATTTTTTATTGGTTGGATCCTTAATGACGCCTTCGTATACTTGGCTGGTTTTTGGATTGCCTACCACATGTATATAGGTACTAGAAATCTTAAAGAAAAACTTCCAGTCCCCTTACTCTTCTTCTTAGTAGACATATTAATATTTATGATAGGATATACGGGAGTTACAGCCTCAGATGTATGGGATATATTATCTTTCTTTGGTGTAGTTCCAATGAATGCTCTTCTGAATCAAATAGCATTCTGGATATTTGGTCACTCTGTGGTTTATATGTTATGGTTGCCAGCAGTAGCTGCACTATATCTTCTAATTCCCATGTTGGCCAACAAGCCCTTATTTAGTGACAGGATGGCTCGCATATCTGCAATATTATATCTAGTATTTTCTAACAATGTTCCAATTCATCATATGTATACTATTAATTTGCCTGTAGAACTAAAGTTTGTTCAAGAGGCTCTGACTTATGGTGTTGTAATTCCCAGTTTCATGACATTCTTAAACTTGTGGGCAACAGCAAAAGGGGCGGATGTTAAATGGAATATAATTACTGCATTTACAGTTACAAGTTTCGCTGGTGCAATTCTAGCTGGAGTTACTGGTATTGCTAATGCAACTGTCTCATTTGATTTCATAGTAAACAACAGTATGTGGGTTGTAGCCCATTTCCATCAAATGATTTTACTAAGTATTGTACCTGGCGCAATGGCTGTACTTTACGTATTGATACCAATGATTTCAGGTAAAATGTGGTATTCTAGTAAAATGGCTTGGTTCCATTTCTGGGGTTATATAGTTGGTGTGGTTATCCTTACTGTATCTTTTGAATTATTAGGTTTTTACGGGATAACAAGAAGGGCAGAAATAGTTCCTAGAGCGGGAGGGATACCCCTTGCAGAGAATTTGGCTACTGCAGGTGCAGCAATAGCCGATATTGCCACGTTAGGATGGTTCATTAACGTTATACTTACAATTGCCAAGGGAAGTCAAGTAAGTTTGGAGGGTTTGTCGTTAGGTCAGATCGTTGGCACTGTTTCTATGCAACTAGATTGGGGTTCAATATCTTTGCTTAAGGATAAAATTCCTAGAATTAGAAAAGGTCTATCAGCTTCATTAGTCTTGGCAATTTTGGGCGCATTGATGATAGTCTCTAGCTCTATAATCTTAGCATCAGCAGGTGATGCGACTTCTCCTACTGACCCACTTGAGTGGTTATGGTTAGCTGTCTTCACACTGGGGATAGTCATGGTTGCGGTGAACGCTTTTCGTCTCTTTAAGGGTTTATGA
- a CDS encoding TatD family hydrolase — protein MYVDVHAHIDVESFDGDRDLVLSECEITVINAGVDIKSNLKTLELYKKYNNVIPAVGFHPEFVKDKLDEVDKCLELVDNVNIISEVGIDYFWIKEPEFRKKQLEILSKFLDKGERQRKPLIIHVRGGINDLINLLSSYNVNFVIHAFEGSPSVAQKIVELGGMISIPPVIVRDKYRQEVVKNIDLNYILTETDSPFLPPQKMERNKPCNVIFTVKKIAELKKIEEKEVIRQIHENFTKKILMK, from the coding sequence ATGTATGTAGATGTTCATGCGCATATTGATGTGGAGTCTTTTGATGGAGACAGAGACCTAGTTTTAAGTGAATGCGAAATAACAGTAATTAACGCAGGAGTAGATATAAAAAGTAACCTCAAAACTTTAGAACTCTATAAGAAGTATAACAATGTAATACCAGCAGTAGGTTTTCACCCTGAGTTCGTAAAAGATAAGTTAGATGAGGTTGATAAATGTCTTGAGCTAGTCGATAATGTTAATATAATAAGTGAAGTAGGAATAGACTACTTTTGGATAAAGGAACCTGAATTCAGGAAAAAACAGCTAGAGATACTTTCAAAATTCTTAGATAAAGGGGAACGCCAAAGAAAACCTCTAATAATACATGTGAGAGGAGGAATTAATGATTTAATTAATCTCCTGTCCTCATATAATGTAAACTTTGTCATACATGCATTTGAGGGAAGTCCCTCTGTAGCCCAAAAAATAGTGGAGTTAGGTGGCATGATTTCAATTCCACCAGTTATAGTTAGGGATAAATACAGGCAAGAAGTAGTAAAAAATATAGATTTAAACTATATTTTAACTGAAACAGATTCACCCTTTCTACCACCACAAAAGATGGAGAGAAATAAGCCTTGTAATGTAATATTTACAGTAAAGAAGATAGCTGAATTAAAGAAAATTGAAGAGAAGGAGGTTATTCGACAAATTCATGAGAACTTCACTAAAAAGATACTGATGAAATAG
- a CDS encoding AbrB/MazE/SpoVT family DNA-binding domain-containing protein, translated as MVEEIVKVSRNYQVTIPAKIRQKFQVKEGDLVRVIYDENENVVKIQILREAWK; from the coding sequence ATGGTGGAAGAGATAGTTAAAGTATCAAGAAATTATCAAGTGACAATCCCTGCAAAAATAAGACAGAAATTCCAAGTCAAAGAAGGAGATCTAGTTAGAGTTATCTATGATGAGAACGAGAATGTAGTGAAAATACAAATCCTAAGGGAAGCCTGGAAATAA
- the lrs14 gene encoding HTH-type transcriptional regulator Lrs14, whose product MSQISGARMKFPSGKDATLIDVLSFCYGLSETDVQVLVALAKSGAKGTEELESDLKLSKASINRSLNKLLEMGLAMRIKESVNKAGRPRYLYKARDYNELRSKILSDLKDCADKMAKLVEQEFTLQ is encoded by the coding sequence ATGTCCCAAATTAGCGGAGCTAGAATGAAGTTTCCGTCTGGAAAAGACGCTACATTAATTGACGTACTATCGTTCTGTTATGGTCTTTCAGAAACTGATGTACAAGTATTAGTTGCATTAGCAAAAAGCGGTGCTAAAGGCACAGAAGAATTGGAGAGTGACCTCAAATTATCTAAGGCTTCTATAAATCGTAGCCTCAATAAGTTGCTTGAAATGGGTTTAGCAATGAGGATCAAAGAGTCTGTAAATAAGGCGGGTAGACCTAGATATCTCTATAAGGCTAGAGACTATAATGAGCTTAGGAGTAAAATATTAAGTGATCTTAAAGATTGTGCAGACAAAATGGCTAAACTAGTTGAGCAAGAATTTACCCTTCAGTAA
- a CDS encoding diphthine--ammonia ligase, translating into MKEVCVLYSGGKDSTYSLHWAVFKGFDVICLITLLPRREDSWMFQYPNVIFTKKQAEVMGFEIIQQETTGEKDRELNDLKIAFEKAKKKGAKGIVAGALLSDYQRLNISIIAEELGLKTYTPLWRKDQKEYMYSLVRDGFKFIITSASAYGFPFELVGKVIEMEDIKKIVYAAERYGFNPAFEGGEAETFVVYAPLFSRELKIRGHKERVSEFEWKYVIEDVY; encoded by the coding sequence ATGAAAGAGGTTTGCGTGCTATATTCAGGGGGAAAAGACAGTACATATTCATTACATTGGGCAGTCTTTAAGGGCTTTGATGTGATATGTTTAATAACTCTTCTCCCCAGAAGGGAAGACTCTTGGATGTTTCAATACCCTAATGTCATATTCACAAAGAAACAGGCTGAGGTAATGGGTTTCGAAATAATACAACAGGAAACTACTGGCGAGAAGGACAGGGAGCTAAACGACCTAAAAATTGCGTTTGAAAAAGCTAAAAAGAAAGGTGCTAAAGGAATAGTAGCTGGAGCTCTCTTATCAGATTACCAGAGATTGAATATAAGTATCATTGCTGAAGAGCTTGGGTTAAAGACTTACACTCCGCTCTGGAGAAAAGACCAGAAAGAGTACATGTATAGCCTAGTTAGAGATGGATTTAAGTTCATTATAACTTCAGCATCAGCTTATGGCTTTCCCTTTGAGTTAGTAGGAAAGGTCATCGAAATGGAAGATATCAAGAAGATAGTTTATGCTGCTGAGAGATATGGTTTTAATCCCGCTTTTGAAGGTGGAGAAGCTGAAACATTCGTGGTTTATGCACCTTTATTCAGTAGAGAGCTAAAAATACGTGGACATAAAGAAAGAGTGAGTGAGTTCGAGTGGAAATATGTCATAGAGGATGTTTACTAA
- the mobA gene encoding molybdenum cofactor guanylyltransferase has product MSFSTLSYNVVILAGGASKRFGEDKCDHEIDCKTFLQRISENFDEPIIVTKRIRRIKNGIQVLDNVNGGPVEAIKLALPYLSKEKVFITGCDYPFLSKRIADEICSKDAEISIVDTGELQPLIGCYSLKFLRDNIDKVKKMLDFVQLAKRIYIVGTHEIRLKGIPLKSFVNVNNWDDLTNSYKPKFTLSKYIIKC; this is encoded by the coding sequence TTGAGCTTCAGCACCTTATCTTATAACGTTGTAATCCTTGCAGGAGGAGCCTCAAAAAGGTTTGGGGAGGATAAGTGTGACCATGAAATTGACTGTAAAACATTCCTTCAGAGAATCAGTGAAAATTTTGATGAACCGATAATAGTAACAAAAAGAATTAGAAGGATAAAAAATGGAATTCAAGTATTGGACAATGTAAATGGAGGACCAGTAGAAGCAATAAAGCTTGCATTACCTTACTTGAGTAAGGAGAAGGTATTTATAACGGGCTGTGACTATCCCTTTCTTTCGAAGAGAATAGCTGACGAGATTTGCAGTAAAGACGCGGAAATATCTATAGTTGATACGGGTGAATTACAACCTCTTATAGGATGCTACTCCCTGAAATTTCTCAGGGATAACATCGATAAGGTAAAGAAGATGTTAGATTTCGTACAACTGGCTAAAAGGATATATATTGTTGGCACTCATGAAATTAGGCTCAAAGGAATACCGTTAAAGTCCTTTGTAAATGTTAATAACTGGGATGATCTTACAAATTCCTATAAACCTAAATTTACATTAAGTAAATATATAATAAAATGTTAG
- a CDS encoding molybdopterin molybdotransferase MoeA, whose protein sequence is MLISLEEARKIIDNANIRNANIRSESIYNAVGRVAGKDIVAKIDIPEFNISAMDGFAFNVSDYKKNGKLKIAGKIFPSSSEIPQLKEGEAYYVATGSPIPKGANAIARIEATKISGDNQIVFSEDVFEGKDIKFAGEDIKKGDIIVRKGEVINHYHLGVLTMQKIREVDIVDINSCVLASGDELCPYDSPEDNKIPDSISPILISILRKFGVANYFGIVSDHKESLKTKLESMVENCDYIVLIGGSSVGEKDYSKRVIAELGDLLFEGVSVNIIKRGGVGVINGKPVINLPGQVVSALTVFHEHGLHMISRMIGQEVRKFGKYILSEDVQVEHKMDSIYLFDTIGILAKPLRWGTGLYSELIKAKGFGVLKRGRIYHKGEEIELQHLIL, encoded by the coding sequence ATGTTAATATCACTGGAAGAAGCTAGGAAGATAATAGATAATGCTAACATAAGAAATGCTAATATTAGGTCTGAGAGCATATACAATGCAGTTGGGAGAGTAGCAGGGAAAGACATTGTGGCTAAGATCGATATCCCTGAGTTTAACATCTCTGCAATGGATGGATTTGCGTTCAATGTTTCTGACTATAAGAAGAATGGTAAGTTAAAGATCGCCGGGAAGATATTTCCATCCAGTTCAGAAATCCCACAGTTAAAAGAAGGAGAGGCGTATTATGTTGCAACAGGATCTCCAATACCTAAAGGTGCAAATGCTATAGCTAGGATAGAAGCCACTAAAATAAGTGGAGATAATCAAATAGTGTTCAGTGAAGACGTATTCGAAGGCAAGGACATAAAGTTTGCAGGAGAGGATATTAAGAAAGGAGATATAATAGTCAGAAAAGGAGAAGTCATAAACCATTATCACTTGGGCGTTCTAACAATGCAAAAAATCAGAGAGGTTGATATCGTGGATATTAATAGTTGTGTTTTGGCATCTGGGGACGAACTATGTCCCTATGACTCTCCTGAGGATAATAAGATACCAGACTCAATCTCACCTATTCTTATTTCTATACTCAGAAAGTTCGGAGTTGCAAATTACTTTGGAATAGTCAGTGATCATAAGGAATCTCTGAAGACTAAGCTGGAAAGTATGGTTGAGAACTGTGACTACATAGTGTTGATAGGGGGATCATCGGTTGGGGAAAAGGACTACTCAAAGAGAGTTATAGCAGAATTAGGGGACTTATTGTTCGAGGGAGTAAGTGTAAATATAATAAAACGAGGTGGAGTCGGTGTAATCAATGGAAAACCTGTCATTAATCTTCCAGGACAAGTAGTGTCAGCTCTGACTGTATTTCATGAGCATGGGTTACATATGATTTCCAGAATGATAGGACAGGAAGTGAGAAAATTTGGAAAATATATACTCTCTGAGGATGTACAGGTCGAGCACAAAATGGATTCCATTTATCTATTTGACACTATTGGCATTTTGGCTAAACCGCTTAGATGGGGTACAGGACTTTATAGCGAACTAATTAAAGCTAAGGGGTTTGGAGTGTTAAAGAGAGGCAGAATCTACCATAAGGGAGAAGAAATTGAGCTTCAGCACCTTATCTTATAA